In Drosophila teissieri strain GT53w chromosome 2R, Prin_Dtei_1.1, whole genome shotgun sequence, the following proteins share a genomic window:
- the LOC122613247 gene encoding uncharacterized protein LOC122613247 isoform X1: MMSHQLQQTRRRLGSVSDSAPPSESSEGTGSSLEPREELILHPDWSAHSHSSAQRSSAHGTTSLYNASDIDADTISTDTTSNTNLSDYERGQVESFFGGLGTEIFVSGALANLYEGTGNDGDWRLVFTGIPVILHDKGNSKARAIPRVTLVLAERGSCFALWSDRIDNLSNYRIAGPSFHTMCRSSNHQQMIGFSFDSTDAARELWQHVERLVSNPENEALTVAGTRKPKKQKRAKPAPLPPKSQISHPCQFHHVTSVVKEDSERYYSMQAFGPPNPQQHR; the protein is encoded by the coding sequence ATGTCGCACCAACTGCAGCAGACACGCCGCCGATTGGGCTCCGTTAGCGATTCGGCGCCACCATCAGAGTCCAGCGAGGGCACGGGCTCCTCCCTGGAGCCCCGGGAAGAGCTGATTCTCCATCCGGACTGGTCGGCCCACTCGCATTCGTCGGCACAGAGGAGCAGCGCCCATGGAACCACATCGCTGTACAATGCCTCGGACATCGATGCGGATACCATTAGCACGGACACCACTAGCAACACAAACCTATCGGACTACGAGCGTGGGCAGGTGGAGAGTTTCTTCGGCGGATTGGGCACGGAGATATTCGTGAGCGGCGCTTTGGCCAATCTCTACGAGGGAACCGGAAACGACGGCGACTGGCGTTTGGTGTTCACTGGAATACCGGTGATACTTCACGACAAGGGAAACTCCAAGGCCAGAGCTATACCCAGAGTCACCCTGGTTCTGGCGGAGAGGGGCTCCTGCTTCGCCCTGTGGTCGGATCGGATTGATAACTTGTCGAACTACCGAATCGCGGGTCCCTCCTTCCACACCATGTGCCGGTCCAGCAATCATCAGCAGATGATTGGCTTCAGTTTCGATTCCACGGATGCGGCCCGCGAGTTGTGGCAGCATGTGGAGCGTTTGGTCAGCAATCCGGAGAACGAGGCTCTAACCGTGGCCGGAACCCGCAAGCCGAAGAAACAGAAGCGCGCCAAGCCGGCTCCCTTGCCACCAAAGTCACAGATTTCGCATCCATGCCAGTTCCACCACGTGACCAGTGTGGTGAAGGAGGACAGTGAGCGGTACTACAGCATGCAGGCCTTCGGACCCCCCAATCCCCAGCAGCATCGTTGA
- the LOC122613247 gene encoding uncharacterized protein LOC122613247 isoform X2 — MSHQLQQTRRRLGSVSDSAPPSESSEGTGSSLEPREELILHPDWSAHSHSSAQRSSAHGTTSLYNASDIDADTISTDTTSNTNLSDYERGQVESFFGGLGTEIFVSGALANLYEGTGNDGDWRLVFTGIPVILHDKGNSKARAIPRVTLVLAERGSCFALWSDRIDNLSNYRIAGPSFHTMCRSSNHQQMIGFSFDSTDAARELWQHVERLVSNPENEALTVAGTRKPKKQKRAKPAPLPPKSQISHPCQFHHVTSVVKEDSERYYSMQAFGPPNPQQHR, encoded by the coding sequence ATGTCGCACCAACTGCAGCAGACACGCCGCCGATTGGGCTCCGTTAGCGATTCGGCGCCACCATCAGAGTCCAGCGAGGGCACGGGCTCCTCCCTGGAGCCCCGGGAAGAGCTGATTCTCCATCCGGACTGGTCGGCCCACTCGCATTCGTCGGCACAGAGGAGCAGCGCCCATGGAACCACATCGCTGTACAATGCCTCGGACATCGATGCGGATACCATTAGCACGGACACCACTAGCAACACAAACCTATCGGACTACGAGCGTGGGCAGGTGGAGAGTTTCTTCGGCGGATTGGGCACGGAGATATTCGTGAGCGGCGCTTTGGCCAATCTCTACGAGGGAACCGGAAACGACGGCGACTGGCGTTTGGTGTTCACTGGAATACCGGTGATACTTCACGACAAGGGAAACTCCAAGGCCAGAGCTATACCCAGAGTCACCCTGGTTCTGGCGGAGAGGGGCTCCTGCTTCGCCCTGTGGTCGGATCGGATTGATAACTTGTCGAACTACCGAATCGCGGGTCCCTCCTTCCACACCATGTGCCGGTCCAGCAATCATCAGCAGATGATTGGCTTCAGTTTCGATTCCACGGATGCGGCCCGCGAGTTGTGGCAGCATGTGGAGCGTTTGGTCAGCAATCCGGAGAACGAGGCTCTAACCGTGGCCGGAACCCGCAAGCCGAAGAAACAGAAGCGCGCCAAGCCGGCTCCCTTGCCACCAAAGTCACAGATTTCGCATCCATGCCAGTTCCACCACGTGACCAGTGTGGTGAAGGAGGACAGTGAGCGGTACTACAGCATGCAGGCCTTCGGACCCCCCAATCCCCAGCAGCATCGTTGA